In Azospirillaceae bacterium, a genomic segment contains:
- a CDS encoding VCBS repeat-containing protein: MITCADAPNRVLSWDGGALVEHPAGPLADGRACARAALFADMDGDGREELYILNEPVAGTVPTPDRLFACFGNRWIDLAALPENFPAANRAAGTALACIDRHGTGRYGIVVGGEGVPLQLFELDRRGRLHEVAEEAGLDIEADARLLLGSCLTGSLPDLFVGCANGPNLLFRNLGGGQYEEVADEVGLDDPFTNAGAATILDADGDGLVDLLLGNAEGPHRLFQHRAGGGFVDVAPPEMAQAGDVRAVIAADFDK, encoded by the coding sequence GTGATCACCTGCGCCGACGCCCCCAACCGGGTGCTGAGTTGGGATGGCGGTGCCCTGGTGGAGCATCCGGCGGGTCCGCTGGCCGATGGCCGGGCCTGCGCCCGCGCCGCCCTGTTCGCCGACATGGACGGCGACGGGCGCGAGGAACTCTACATATTGAATGAGCCCGTCGCCGGAACAGTGCCCACGCCCGACCGGCTGTTCGCCTGCTTCGGCAACCGCTGGATCGACCTGGCCGCCCTGCCGGAGAATTTCCCCGCCGCCAACCGCGCCGCCGGCACCGCCCTGGCCTGTATCGACCGCCACGGCACCGGCCGCTACGGCATCGTCGTGGGCGGCGAGGGCGTGCCCCTGCAACTGTTCGAACTGGACCGGCGCGGCCGCCTGCATGAGGTGGCGGAGGAGGCCGGCCTGGACATCGAGGCCGACGCCCGCCTGTTGCTGGGATCCTGCCTGACCGGGTCCCTGCCCGACCTGTTCGTCGGCTGCGCCAACGGCCCCAACCTGCTGTTCCGCAATCTGGGCGGCGGCCAGTATGAGGAGGTGGCGGACGAGGTCGGGCTGGACGATCCCTTCACCAACGCGGGGGCGGCCACCATCCTGGACGCCGACGGCGACGGCCTGGTCGACCTGCTGCTGGGCAATGCGGAGGGCCCGCACCGCCTGTTCCAGCATCGCGCCGGCGGCGGCTTCGTCGATGTGGCGCCGCCGGAAATGGCGCAAGCCGGCGACGTGCGCGCCGTCATCGCCGCCGATTTCGACAAATGA